The following proteins are co-located in the Pseudarthrobacter siccitolerans genome:
- a CDS encoding GH25 family lysozyme has product MPTFGIQGLDVSGHQTSMDWQQQWNMGARFAYIKASEGNYYTNPSYNSQYQGSRSVGMVRGAYHFAIPNWSSGADQARYFVKNGGGWSADDYTMPPVLDFEFNPYEGRTDFPGWTPGNTCYDMSPSQLSSWVRDFGNTMRSLTGRLPVIYTNTYWWNQCVGNPADFGEYPLWVASYPKSATNDAGAVPTGSWSSYSIWQYSSTGPFAGDSNVWNGDYASLQRFANGTPPPVPTDRTRKLVSPGDFDGDSKSDLIKRERDGTLWLYAGDGTGKFGAGRKIGEFGWDAYDRIVGVGDFNGDGKGDLIARKIEGSLWFYAGTGTVSASSVGYLGGVRVGDFGWEAFDSILGVGDFDGDRKPDLLSRVPNGDLYLYSGTATGRPGASRKIDFGWQIFDQLISIRDFDGDGTNDLAGRKPDGTLWLYSNTGRAILANGRQIGTGWEIYDAVVGTGDVNGDNTADFVGQDPGGAVYFYAGTAMKDLGYEAPRKIGEFGWEAFDSLVGTKDFNGDAKADLLARKPDGTLWFYPGTGVGSYGPAKRIGDFGWQIFNTLISVGDFSGDGKPDLVARGNDGSLWIYPGTGTVGATSNGYAAPIRIGDFGWEVYTALTGVGDYNGDGKNDILGRKSDGSLWLYAGTGRVDASNSGYQGAIKVGEFGWEVFDGLTGPGDVNNDGKNDLLARRPDGTVWFYTGNGSGYPGAARRISTEWTTYDATVAAANLNSDSYPDLVARRTDGSLWLYAGTGMRPTEGYLGRAFAVSF; this is encoded by the coding sequence ATGCCCACTTTCGGTATTCAGGGATTGGATGTCAGCGGTCATCAGACGAGCATGGACTGGCAGCAGCAGTGGAATATGGGAGCACGGTTCGCCTACATCAAGGCCAGTGAGGGCAACTATTACACGAACCCCTCGTACAACTCGCAGTATCAGGGATCCCGCAGCGTAGGGATGGTTCGCGGCGCCTACCACTTCGCCATTCCCAACTGGTCATCAGGAGCAGATCAGGCCCGTTACTTTGTGAAGAACGGTGGTGGCTGGTCGGCTGACGACTACACAATGCCGCCTGTACTGGATTTCGAATTCAATCCCTACGAAGGTCGGACGGATTTCCCCGGCTGGACTCCAGGTAATACCTGCTACGATATGTCGCCATCGCAGCTGAGTTCGTGGGTCCGAGATTTCGGTAACACAATGCGGTCGCTGACCGGGCGTCTCCCGGTTATCTATACGAACACATACTGGTGGAATCAATGCGTGGGCAATCCAGCAGATTTCGGGGAGTATCCGCTCTGGGTAGCGTCCTACCCGAAATCCGCAACAAATGATGCAGGGGCTGTGCCAACCGGAAGCTGGAGCAGTTATAGCATTTGGCAGTACAGCAGCACCGGGCCTTTCGCGGGCGACTCCAATGTCTGGAACGGCGATTACGCTTCGCTTCAGCGCTTCGCAAACGGCACCCCGCCGCCCGTGCCCACCGATCGCACTCGGAAACTTGTATCACCTGGAGACTTCGACGGGGACAGCAAGTCAGATCTCATCAAACGAGAACGTGATGGCACGCTTTGGCTCTACGCCGGCGACGGTACAGGAAAGTTTGGTGCTGGTCGCAAGATTGGTGAATTCGGCTGGGACGCATACGACCGCATCGTTGGCGTTGGGGACTTCAACGGTGACGGTAAAGGCGACCTCATAGCCAGAAAGATCGAGGGATCCCTTTGGTTCTACGCGGGAACAGGTACTGTCTCCGCCTCCTCAGTGGGTTACCTTGGCGGAGTCAGAGTGGGCGATTTTGGGTGGGAAGCGTTTGACAGCATCCTGGGCGTCGGAGACTTTGACGGTGATCGAAAGCCTGACCTCTTGTCGCGTGTTCCAAATGGGGATCTTTATCTCTACTCCGGCACGGCAACGGGCAGGCCGGGAGCATCACGCAAGATTGATTTTGGCTGGCAAATTTTCGATCAGCTGATTTCCATTAGAGATTTCGACGGCGATGGTACAAACGACCTCGCTGGCCGGAAGCCAGACGGAACCCTGTGGCTGTACTCCAACACCGGAAGAGCCATCTTGGCCAACGGCCGCCAGATTGGCACCGGGTGGGAGATCTACGACGCCGTAGTAGGCACCGGCGACGTCAATGGCGATAATACGGCTGATTTTGTCGGCCAAGATCCTGGAGGAGCCGTGTATTTCTATGCGGGAACTGCGATGAAGGATCTCGGCTATGAGGCTCCACGAAAGATCGGCGAATTTGGCTGGGAGGCCTTCGATTCGTTGGTGGGGACTAAAGATTTCAACGGAGATGCCAAGGCGGACCTACTGGCACGGAAGCCAGACGGCACGCTCTGGTTTTACCCCGGCACCGGCGTGGGATCTTATGGACCAGCTAAACGAATTGGAGACTTTGGCTGGCAGATCTTCAACACCCTGATTAGCGTGGGAGACTTCAGTGGGGATGGGAAGCCTGATCTGGTGGCGCGGGGCAACGACGGAAGCCTATGGATCTACCCTGGCACTGGTACAGTCGGCGCAACCAGCAACGGCTACGCCGCCCCAATACGGATTGGTGACTTCGGCTGGGAAGTATACACAGCACTGACAGGCGTGGGTGACTACAACGGGGACGGCAAGAACGACATTCTCGGCAGAAAAAGTGATGGGTCCTTATGGCTCTACGCGGGCACAGGACGGGTTGACGCCAGCAATAGCGGGTATCAGGGAGCAATAAAGGTCGGGGAGTTCGGCTGGGAGGTATTTGACGGACTCACTGGACCGGGCGACGTCAACAACGATGGCAAGAACGATCTGCTCGCGCGAAGGCCTGACGGGACCGTGTGGTTCTACACTGGCAA